The Cyclobacterium amurskyense genome contains the following window.
CCCGAAACACAATACAAGGAATTGTACCTTGGAGGAGATGCACCAGCCAATTCTGGTAGAGGTGGAGGAAAGTTGAGTTTTGAAAAACCAAGTAAAGCAGTTACTGATACCTATACTTATGATCCGCAAGTTCCGGTACCTACTTATGGCGGGAACAACTGCTGTGGCACACCTACACAATCAGGACCAAAGGACCAACGAATCCTCGAGAGGCGAAACGATATATTGGTTTACACTTCTGAGTTTTTAACAGAACCTATAAGTATAGCTGGGCCGGTTTCCATGAAGCTATTTGCAGCTACGGACGGTCTTGATACAGATTGGATGATAAAATTGGTAGATGTTTATCCTGATGGGACTGCTTACCCAATATCCGAAGGAATTTTGAGAGCAAAGTTCAGAAATGGAACAGACAAAATAGAGCTATTGAAGCCCAATAAGGTATACGAATACGAAATAACCCTTACCGGAACTGCCAATGTATTCCTTCCCGGTCATAGAATAAGGGTGGACATTACTTCAAGTAATTTTCCTCAATTTGACCGAAATCCAAATACTGGGGCACCATTGGGAAGCAGTACAGAGACCCGGGTTGCGCAACAAACAATTCACCATGGAGGGCCTAAGCCCAGTCATATACTGTTGCCAATTGTTCCTGGTTTCTAAAGATTGTATATAGAAAAACCACTCACTAATAACCACTAATTCTCTAATCCATTCTCTGAAGTCAATTCGGGGAATGGATTATTTTACTAAGATAGAATGGTATGATCAATGGCTTGCAAATGCCTTGGTTTATGTGAGATTTGCACCATTCATCAAAAATGCCCAATCAAATTTAGGGATAAGTGCCCAAAATCAAATTAGATTTGCATATTTGAAGGTGTTTTATTACCCACATGTTTTAAATTTACTCCTGTTATGACTATTAAAATTCATCAAATACTATTACTGACAATTTTTCTTTTGGTTGGTCAGTTAGAATCCACTTTTGCACAAAATTCAGGTAACGATCCCGAAGCAAAATTAAAGGAAATGGGAATAACCCTAAAAGTTCCTGGCGAGCCTACAGCTAATTTTGTATTGGCCGTTCAGGTTGGTAACCTGGTATTCCTTTCAGGCCATGGCCCTATGCAAGAAAATGGTGAATACATGAAAGGTAAAGTTGGTTCAGAGCTTACTGTTGAACAAGGAGCAGAAGCTGCAAGATTGACAGGGATTTCACTATTGAGCTCACTTAAACATACCATAGGATCACTTAATAGAGTAAAAAGAATCGTAAAAGTGCTTGGAATGGTCAATTGTGTACCTACTTTTGAGCAGCAGCCAATAGTTATGCATGGATTCTCTGATTTTATGGTTGAAGTATTCGGTGAGAGTGGTAAACATGCGCGTTCTGCTGTAGGTATGGGGTCTTTACCTTTTGGCATCCCTGTAGAAATTGAAATGATAGTAGAGCTGAAAGAAGAATAAAACAAAAATATTAAATAAATCACCTAACATTTATAATACCATCTGCTTTGAAAATACATGGGATTTATAAAATAATAATAGCATGCGCCATTTTGCTTTTTATTGCAGTGTTGGTGTTGCTGTTTACTCAGAATACAAGCTACTTAGGTCCGATTCTGATGGCGTTTTTTTTAATGACAGCTATTGGGGTTAGGGCATTTCAAGCAACCAAAGGACTTTCCTTTACTTTAATAATACTGACGGTAGTTGCTACAGCATTAAATTTCCCGAATAATTTTCTAGAATTCAGAGGGTATGAATTGGCAGGTTTAATAACGCCATTGATTCAAGTGATCATGTTTGGGATGGGAACCTCCATGGGGATAAAGGATTTTATTGCCCTAGGGAAATCCCCGAAATCGGTAATTGTAGGTGTGGCAGCACAGTTTTTATTAATGCCTTTGATCGCTTTCTCCTTAGCTTCAGCAAGTGGTTTTTCCCCTGAAATTTCTGCCGGCCTTATTTTATTGGGATGTGCACCTGTATCCGTGGCTTCCCCAGTTTTTGCTTATTTGGCCAAGGCAAATGTAGCCCTTTGCATCACCATAGTATCTGTAACCACCCTTTTGGCTCCCTTGTTTATCCCTGTATTAATGAAATTTTATGCAGGCGGATTTATTCCTATTGATGTTTTGGGTATGATGTGGAGTATCGTTAAAATGGTGCTTTTCCCAATTGGTGCAGGCTTGATTTTCAATAAGTTTCTGCATGGTAAGGCCAAATGGTTGGATGCTTCCATGCCAATCGTATCTATGGTGGGCATCGCTTTCATTGTGGCCATAATTATGGCAGCAGGAAGAGAAAGCCTTTTGAATATGGGCTTGATGTTGGTGCTGATGGTCCTGTTACTTAACCTCCTAGGTTACTTATCGGCCTATTGGATGGCTCGGCTTTTCAAATTGGAAGAACAGCATTGCAGAACAATTTCAATAACAACTGGTATGCAAAATGCGGGACTTGTATCTGGTATAGCCAAAGAGATGGGAAAAATAG
Protein-coding sequences here:
- a CDS encoding RidA family protein, producing the protein MTIKIHQILLLTIFLLVGQLESTFAQNSGNDPEAKLKEMGITLKVPGEPTANFVLAVQVGNLVFLSGHGPMQENGEYMKGKVGSELTVEQGAEAARLTGISLLSSLKHTIGSLNRVKRIVKVLGMVNCVPTFEQQPIVMHGFSDFMVEVFGESGKHARSAVGMGSLPFGIPVEIEMIVELKEE
- a CDS encoding bile acid:sodium symporter family protein, which gives rise to MKIHGIYKIIIACAILLFIAVLVLLFTQNTSYLGPILMAFFLMTAIGVRAFQATKGLSFTLIILTVVATALNFPNNFLEFRGYELAGLITPLIQVIMFGMGTSMGIKDFIALGKSPKSVIVGVAAQFLLMPLIAFSLASASGFSPEISAGLILLGCAPVSVASPVFAYLAKANVALCITIVSVTTLLAPLFIPVLMKFYAGGFIPIDVLGMMWSIVKMVLFPIGAGLIFNKFLHGKAKWLDASMPIVSMVGIAFIVAIIMAAGRESLLNMGLMLVLMVLLLNLLGYLSAYWMARLFKLEEQHCRTISITTGMQNAGLVSGIAKEMGKIATVGLASAVCGPLMGFTSSVLASYWNGKNPPESLDANLSEVVKEDEKGNIGLSGES